The proteins below come from a single Drosophila miranda strain MSH22 chromosome Y unlocalized genomic scaffold, D.miranda_PacBio2.1 Contig_Y1_pilon, whole genome shotgun sequence genomic window:
- the LOC117191284 gene encoding probable 3-hydroxyisobutyrate dehydrogenase, mitochondrial, translating to MSLRVVSSPSLLNAWSQTLVRAMSTQGGSKNIGFVGLGNMGANMASNLIKAGHKLNVFDISKSACDGLAAKGATVYAKTSELAQNSDFVITMLPNNATVDKSYEEMTADGVNKDTIFIDSSTIAPELVKTLQKRISAKGARFIDAPVSGGVPGAEQATLTFMVGGTDAEYNAVKAVLECMGKRITHCGVYGMGQAAKLCNNMMLAISMIGVSEAMNLAVRQGLDSKVFAEIINSSTGRCWASEIYNPVPGICPTAPANKDYAGGFSSALITKDLGLASGVANSSNTPIPLGSLAHKIYTSLCTQGLGNKDFSVVYDQMKKEKFSV from the coding sequence ATGTCGCTTCGTGTGGTGTCCTCCCCTTCCCTGCTCAATGCCTGGAGCCAGACTCTGGTGCGTGCCATGTCCACCCAGGGCGGCAGCAAGAACATCGGCTTCGTGGGTCTCGGCAACATGGGTGCCAACATGGCAAGCAATCTGATCAAGGCCGGCCACAAGCTAAATGTGTTCGATATCTCGAAGTCAGCCTGCGATGGACTGGCGGCCAAGGGAGCCACCGTCTACGCCAAGACCTCGGAGCTGGCCCAGAACTCTGACTTTGTCATCACAATGCTGCCCAACAACGCCACTGTGGACAAATCGTACGAGGAGATGACTGCCGATGGCGTCAACAAGGACACCATCTTCATCGACTCCTCCACCATTGCCCCGGAGCTGGTGAAGACTCTGCAGAAGCGCATCAGCGCCAAGGGAGCCCGCTTCATCGATGCCCCCGTCTCTGGAGGAGTTCCCGGCGCCGAACAGGCCACCCTTACCTTCATGGTGGGCGGTACCGATGCCGAGTACAACGCAGTCAAAGCTGTGCTGGAGTGCATGGGCAAGCGCATCACCCACTGTGGCGTCTACGGTATGGGACAGGCCGCCAAGCTGTGCAACAACATGATGCTCGCTATCTCCATGATTGGCGtgtccgaggcgatgaatctGGCTGTGCGCCAGGGCCTCGATTCCAAGGTTTTCGCCGAGATCATCAACTCCTCCACTGGCCGCTGCTGGGCCTCTGAGATCTACAACCCCGTGCCCGGCATTTGCCCCACGGCTCCTGCCAACAAGGACTATGCCGGAGGTTTCTCCTCCGCCCTGATCACCAAGGATCTGGGTCTGGCCTCTGGAGTGGCCAACAGCTCGAACACACCGATTCCACTGGGTTCGCTGGCCCACAAGATCTACACCTCGCTGTGCACCCAGGGTCTTGGAAACAAGGACTTCTCCGTGGTGTACGACCAAATGAAGAAGGAGAAGTTCAGCGTTTAA